The Flavobacterium sp. 20NA77.7 genome includes the window GCTATATCTTTAGCTTTTTTGTGGTCTTCTTCTAACCTAGAAATATGATGCTGTAAGGCATACATTCCTGCTGCTGCTAAATATCCAGATTGTCGCATACCGCCTCCAAATAATTTTCGTACACGCATGGCTTTCTTTATAGCTTCTTTAGAACCTATCAATACAGAACCTACGGGTGCACCTAAGCCTTTAGATAAACACACAGAAATGGTATCAAACAATTCTCCATAGGCTTTTGGATGTTGTTTTTTAGCTACTAAAGCATTCCACAATCGTGCACCATCTAAATGGTATTTTAAGTTATTTTGTTGGCAAATCTCTTTAATTTTCACCAATTCTTCAAAATCATAACAAGCACCTCCTCCTTTATTTGTGGTATTCTCAATACAAACTAAACTTGTTTTAGCCAAATGTATATTTTCTGGATCATTGATAGCTGCAGCTACTTGTTCAGCCGTAATCATACCTCTAGTCCCATCTAGTAAATGACAGCTCACACCACTATTAAATGCAGCGCCACCCCCTTCATATAAAAACACATGTGCCCATTTGTCACAAATTAATTCATCTCCAGGTTGCGTATTAATTTTTATAGCCACCTGATTAGCCATTGTTCCAGAGGGAAAAAACAAAGCTGCCTCTTTACCAAACAAATCGGCTAGTGTTTCTTCAAGCTCGTTTACAGTAGGATCTTGCTTAAATACATCGTCTCCTACTTTGGCCTTAAACATGAATTGTAACATGTCGGGAGTAGGCTTAGTAACCGTATCACTAAATAAATTAATTTCCATAAATAAAATGAATAGCGTATTTTTGTTTGGTAAAACTACAAAAAAATGATAAATATTGAACAAATAAAGGTCATTAATGATCGCCTGGTTGCGTTAAGGAGGTATCTTTGACGTTGATGCCAAATTAATTGAAATTGCAAACGAAGAAGAAAAAACGTTTGCTCCTGATTTTTGGAACAATGCAAAACAAGCGGAAATCATTGTAAGAAACCTTCGCTCAAAGAAAAAATGGGTAGATGATTATACAAGATGCGCTGATTTAGCTGAAGAACTCCAACTTTTATTTGAATTTTATAAAGAAGGTGATGCCTCTGAAGAAGACGTAGATATGCATTACCAACAAACCTTACTAGCCATTGAAGATCTTGAATTTAGAAACATGCTTTCTGATGAAGGAGATAATCTTAGTGCGGTCTTGCAAATTACCGCTGGAGCTGGCGGTACAGAGAGTTGTGA containing:
- a CDS encoding threonine aldolase family protein, which gives rise to MEINLFSDTVTKPTPDMLQFMFKAKVGDDVFKQDPTVNELEETLADLFGKEAALFFPSGTMANQVAIKINTQPGDELICDKWAHVFLYEGGGAAFNSGVSCHLLDGTRGMITAEQVAAAINDPENIHLAKTSLVCIENTTNKGGGACYDFEELVKIKEICQQNNLKYHLDGARLWNALVAKKQHPKAYGELFDTISVCLSKGLGAPVGSVLIGSKEAIKKAMRVRKLFGGGMRQSGYLAAAGMYALQHHISRLEEDHKKAKDIAQLLTRMPWTDNVEPVETNIVIFTVKAPITPTQLMQKLKEKNIYISDMGQGKLRFVTHLDYKQVMHDYVLEAIERITF